The following are from one region of the Etheostoma spectabile isolate EspeVRDwgs_2016 unplaced genomic scaffold, UIUC_Espe_1.0 scaffold272, whole genome shotgun sequence genome:
- the LOC116685870 gene encoding dynein regulatory complex subunit 7 (The sequence of the model RefSeq protein was modified relative to this genomic sequence to represent the inferred CDS: added 129 bases not found in genome assembly), whose protein sequence is METLLESDREEQVRDGEQEEVDNDDRELNETLSNLHVSAPQDLLLKLDQADILYPESYRVNSPDEIRLLAIADNYHRQYSHLFPSRKPLLLCPVNECGVKKFVSMTLRASPTVHLEIYKWEGCASFVADFLSLDPLDPPVDLPRYLFSPTSVLRRRRATCFEYATVLCSMLLGVNYDAYCVSGYAVKEMCLLDQSLQQCPLLDTEVKSLISEEEFQEEKKQVAEAALLHKQKLQQERERQLADPLRGLRVHCWVLVLSGCRSVQENFFIDPLTGNSYTTDNDNFLGIESVWNDFNYYVNMQDCRNGCVDVVYDMEDVKVWEPVLYGAISKKLVMLEVLKRQKRRMMKGFINVEEVKRPRTFDMPRSWADDIEIEEKDLENRWPGGQKVIHYKKAKLEKFAPYLWPDGLNTRLTTYKDLDCTEVVMVKEWYQDRNDYLEEREVNKANNFTAERFKRGKRFRLLFHRYTSLSTGTKHEMEFRSPRFDFLVRRVESPCEMKEFFENRLDFLYSRRVQFSEPNSGSDPDDQAVEKVVECFHRNKSKPADEDVAQRVFLLAQRRIELIYHFEDHRFASLKRSFIKPQEGQVDPSEKPLITYLKDMLVDLMRDEEKVVRQIEASKQEVRDILAYREQEEKDVQLKFSTQTTTGAAMARRQRQEMEHLPPTSSRNTMKRC, encoded by the exons ATGGAGACCTTACTGGAGTCAGACAGAGAGGAGCAAGTCAGAGATGGAGAGCAGGAGGAGGTGGACAACGATGACCGTGAGCTGAATGAAACTCTCAGTAATCTCCATGTTTCagctcctcaggaccttct CCTGAAGTTGGACCAGGCCGACATCCTGTATCCCGAATCCTACAGGGTTAACTCCCCTGACGAGATTCGACTGTTGGCCATCGCCGACAACTACCACCGTCAGTATTCGCACTTATTTCCCAGCCGCAAACCACTGCTGCTCTGTCCAGTCAACGAATGTGGTGTTAAG AAGTTTGTGTCCATGACTCTTCGGGCTTCACCAACAGTCCACCTTGAAATTTATAAGTGGGAGGGCTGCGCCTCCTTTGTGGCTGATTTCTTGTCTCTGGACCCTTTGGACCCGCCTGTTGACCTG CCCAGGTACCTGTTTTCCCCCACCTCGGTGCTGAGGCGTCGGAGAGCCACATGTTTTGAATATGCCACCGTGCTGTGCAGCATGCTGCTTGGCGTCAACTACGACGCTTACTGCGTCAGCGGCTATGCTGTCAAAGAGATGTGTCTGCTCGAccagagcctgcagcagtgTCCCCTGCTGGACACTGAGGTCAAA AGTCTGATCTCAGAAGAGGAATTCcaagaagagaagaaacaggTTGCAGAAGCTGCGTTGCTTCACAAACAAAAACTACAGCAG GAGCGTGAGCGGCAACTTGCTGACCCCCTGCGAGGACTTAGGGTGCACTGTTGGGTGCTAGTGCTGTCAGGGTGTCGGAGCGTCCAGGAGAACTTCTTCATCGACCCTCTGACCGGGAACAGCTACACCACTGACAACGACAACTTCCTTGGCATCGAGAGCGTGTGGAACGACTTCAACTACTACGTCAACATGCAGGACTGCAGGAACGGCTGCGTT gatgtGGTTTATGACATGGAAGATGTAAAGGTGTGGGAGCCAGTCCTGTACGGCGCAATCAGTAAAAAGTTGGTGATGTTAGAGGTCTTGAAGAgacagaagaggaggatgatgaaggGATTCATAAATGttgag GAAGTTAAGAGGCCCCGAACTTTTGACATGCCACGATCCTGGGCTGATGACATCGAAATCGAAGAAAAAG ACCTGGAGAACCGCTGGCCAGGAGGACAGAAGGTGATTCACTACAAAAAAGCGAAGCTGGAGAAGTTTGCACCTTACCTTTGGCCAGACGGCCTGAATACAAGACTGACTACTTACAAAGACCTGGACT TTCACAGGTACACCTCCCTGAGCACAGGCACAAAGCATGAGATGGAGTTCAGAAGTCCTCGTTTTGACTTTCTGGTCCGGAGGGTGGAGTCACCATGTGAAATGAAGGAGTTCTTTGAGAACCGGTTGGACTTTCTCTACAGCCGGCGCGTCCAGTTTTCAGAACCAAATTCGGGCAGTGATCCGGATGACCAAGCGGTGGAG AAGGTGGTGGAGTGTTTCCACAGGAACAAATCCAAACCGGCCGACGAAGACGTCGCCCAGCGAGTGTTCCTATTGGCTCAAAGACGGATTGAGCTGATCTATCACTTCGAGGATCACCGATTTGCCTCTTTAAAGAGGAGCTTCATCAAACCGCAAGAGGGCCAGGTGGATCCATCTGAGAAGCCTCTTATTACATATCTGAAAGATATGCTGGTGGATCTGATGAGAGATGAAGAGAAGGTGGTTCGCCAAATCGAAGCGTCTAAGCAAGAG GTGAGAGACATTCTGGCCTACAGAGAGCAGGAAGAGAAAGATGTTCAGCTTAAGTTCTCCACACAGACAACAACCGGAGCTGCCATGGCCCGCCGACAGAGACAGGAAATG GAGCATCTGCCACCAACCTCCTCCAGGAACACTATGAAAAG ATGCTGA